The region AAGGTCCCTTCCTCCCCCCGTTCCACTCGTCGCTAGGGTTTAATTAGATTGTAAACTGTTGCTTATCTGCGCTCGTGTTGCCATGTGTTATCCCGTGCCAGTGATAAATAAATTGGTAGATTGCGAGTAAAGGCGAGGCGATCCTTGTGGTTGTGCGAGAACTTTGAGATGCGATGATGATTAGTGTCGGGGAAGATGCCTAATCTGTGTTACTTATCGTGTAAAATCATTTGCAGTGGATTGTTGTTGCTATTGGTCAATACTTTTGACCACGCTTGAACTGCCACTTGTATACCCTTCTGGATGGAGCAGGCTGTACTAGGATGTAATCTGATATCCGTTTGTTGATTGAGAGTTAGTCGTGTGTTTGCTTGCCTCAAGTCGTGTCTAGAATCATGATGATAAGGTGAAACACATGAAGATAGCATATTTACAGTTCTTAGTTATCTAGATCCTGTGATGTAGCACTACCTCATTCATGCCTAGTCGAATTATGTATTAGTCATGGTTGATGAATTGATTTTAATCTTATGTATGTGCTTACTCCACTGCAGGAAGATGAAGTGCATACTGATCAAACTGCGAGTTATACAGAACAGAAACAATATGTGAAAAAGAAGCCTAACGGCGCTGTTCCTGAAACAAACAAgaaatcaaagaagaagaagaaaaagggcaaggCGGAACCACCAGCCTCGGCGAAGTCGAGGGATGAGAAATCACTGGACTCAATTCTGGAAGATCTAGCTATTGAAAAGAGGCCCATGCAAAAAAGTGTTCATCAAAATGACAGAGCAACTGGGAAGGAGATTGAGACAATTGAAATGACTGCTGGGACATCCTCAGTTCTTGCAATTGATCCCAAACATCTCAAGGCTGAAAATGAGATGAGGCGCATTTTTGGATCAAAGGTAGTTGATTCACTTGAAAACCAGCGGAATATGCCTGGCACTTCAAGGCAAGTGCGTGGTGTTAGGCGTGCTGGCCTTAATCCTAGAAGAACCCTACTTGTATCTCCACCTGGCTTCTGGCCAGCATGGGATAAGTCAATGTCAATGGATCTTGTTGAGACAAAGGGAAGTTTGAATTATTTCAGGTGAGGGTATATCCTTTTCTTTGCAGTGTGCATGGTGATATGGTATACATTTGTATGTCAAACAGTTTCAGTACTATGTAGTTTCTTGATGAGATGTTCGGAGAACAATCTGTTTCTTGATTCATCCATAGCCAGTAGTCAAGTTTGATTGAACACGGAGAAGAAAATTATTCTTCTAAGCTCTTTGGTTGAGATGCTTTTTTCCATAATTAGTGGTCGGGTTTCTTTGAACATGCGAGTAGACAATTCTTTGGAGGGCTATATATACGTTTCATGCAAAGGTTAATCGCTCCACAGCATTTACACACTGATCTCTTGGTAATAGGACTTTTAAGGACACCAGTCTGTCAGAGCATGATTATTCTAACTTCTGGCTCGAGCTGCTAGTGCATTCGCTGTGATTATGCATGTTTTGGATTGTTTGGCTTGGCATAATTTTGGCACGTCACTAATTTATTTGGGTACAGTGTACACTGCTTGTGCTTACCATTGTGTTCATTGTATGTTCTTCGTGTAGGAAGCTTAAGTAGTTCTACAGGTGTAGTAAAATTTCAAAAGTAGTTTAGCAGAGATCTGTTCTAGAGTTCATAACTTCTGTAAATGACCATGCTGTTTAATGCTTGCAGGTACGTATATGATCCTTCTGTCAGCCATGTGCAGGAATTGTTTGAAGCTGCCAAGTCAGCCAATGACCTCAATGCCATTGCTGCTATATTAGCAAAATACCCCTACCATCCAGACTCGCTATTGACATTTGCTGATCTGTTCAAATATTCTGGAGAACATCAATCATCAGCAGACGCTGTTGAGAAGTGTCTATTTGCACTAGAGTGTGCTTGGCATCCACTATTTAATCCACTGCAGGGCAACTATCAGTTGAAATACAGCCATGACTTAAACAAGCCATTTTTTACAGCCCTTTTCTGTCACATGAAAAATCTGGATAGGCGTGGTTGTCACCGTTCAGCTTTAGAGGCCTGCAAGTTTCTTTTGTCATTGGATTCTGATGACCCAAAGGGTGCTCTGTTTTGCATTGATTACTTTGCTCTAAGATCGCAGCAGTACAAATGGTTGGAACAGTTTGCTGAAGAGTACCAGTGTGATAACTCCCTCTGGCTGTTTCCTAATTTCTCCTTTTCTCTAGCCATTGCACGGTTTTATCTTGAACGTGATGCTGAGGATGTTTCTGATCATGCTGACAAGTCAACAGCTGTTGATCTCATGAAGCAAGCATTGATGCTTCATCCTCTGGTGCTTTCTAAGATTGTTGACAAGGCTCCTTTGAAGGACTCTTCATGGACCCAAATACTCAAGAATGCGTTCTTTGGATCAGCAAAGCCAGGAAGCCCTTCACTTGAGCATGTGATTAACATATATGTTGAGCGTCATTATATCATGTGGAGGTTCCCGGAACTTCAGAACTTACTCAAAGAAGCTGCTCTTCTGGTGATTGAATCACTAAAGCACGACAGCAGAGAAGCCCAGGACTGGGCATGTGTTATGAAAGAGGCATTCTCTTCAGAAAAGAATGAGTAAGTTGCTCCAAAATGTTGACACCTCAGTTGAATCCTGCCTATCCTATTCTTTGATCATGTCTTTCATTCTTTTCAATCAGTACTTTTTGATTGGTTTGTGGCTATTTCTTCCTTTTAAGTTGCCAACACCTGAAGCTTGGTTTAGTTTAAACTATGAACCAACCAGTTTACCTTTTATGAAGTAGCAATTATCGGTGTAGATTTTGTATAGGTTCTGTAGAACTTAAACATTTAATGTTTAGCTTACTGACTCCCATCTCAACTTATCAGTAGTGTTTGGATCTGTGTTGTTAGTTGTGTATGGTACTTACATGAAAGTGACTAAAGATATGCAGTTTGTGCCACTTATACTCGAGAGAAAGATAGTTTGGTTTTGGCAGCAATTCTATTCTAATTCATTGCAGATTTATTGATCTAAGTAACATTATATGCTCTGGATTTTCATTCTTGGCTCCCCAGACTATCTTGAAGAGATATTTTGATAACTTGTGTCCCACTTTGCAGGTACTCTCATCTGCTTGTTTCAGACTTCTCTGATACAACACCATCGCTCCCTCCTGAAGAACTGCGGCCATTTATGGTTGGTCCAGGAATGGCGCATGATATGCCGCCTGTTGAACAAGAAGCTGGGCCTGAGAGAATACATGCCCCTCTTGAAGTTGCTGGGCACAACGCTTTGAGGGTCTTCCTGGAATCACTGCTCCCATGGGTCAACTACGGGGACAACCGTCACGGCGGAAATGGTCAACACGATGATGATTGAGCTGTCGCAAGCATGAAATGACATATGGTCATGGTTAAGCTCACATGGCCAACCGGAATCAGTGATCCTCCCCTGTGTCTGCGATGCTTAAGAAAAGCTGCTGTTAATCGCTTGCGAATGCCCTAGTTATTTTTCATGGCCTTGGCAAAGGTTATACATGTATAGCTGATCCGGTAAATCGCTGAATATTTGCATGCCAGTTTTGGGCCCAGAGATTAGAGTCCATGTACCATCATTACTAGAGTTGATATGCCAAGTTCTGTAACTGGCCCGTTAGGTCAGGCTTCATTTGTCCTTAGCGCACTGCAAAATACTTTGGAGCAACATCATAGATAAATTCGCAATCCGCCCTACATTCAGCAGTTGGCTGTTCCTCCTTGAAATCTCTCCTTGTACTTGGAAGAGAAATACTCCAGTTTGGAATATTTGCATGCCAGTATATGCTTCGgtgttcctttttcttttttttgttatATATGCGAGTACTATGCAACTTCACTATCATTCTGTTTTGCCCATCATGCTATAGCCACTTTCCCCACTGGGAACGCATGCTTGTCAGGAATTGAACTATTTTGGCTCTAAATTTAGGTTTTCAAGCATGCGGCATGCACAATGCAGATCCATTCAGATTCTTTCCCAGACGCAGGCCTGAACAAGGAAGCGTGGAAAGGCAAAAA is a window of Triticum urartu cultivar G1812 unplaced genomic scaffold, Tu2.1 TuUngrouped_contig_5542, whole genome shotgun sequence DNA encoding:
- the LOC125529350 gene encoding transcription factor 25-like — translated: MSGRLVRRVLQEREASPQDPAEDALVVVQEEEEEEEAGSPTRVAARNPFDLLDDDDDEPEEDKEDEVHTDQTASYTEQKQYVKKKPNGAVPETNKKSKKKKKKGKAEPPASAKSRDEKSLDSILEDLAIEKRPMQKSVHQNDRATGKEIETIEMTAGTSSVLAIDPKHLKAENEMRRIFGSKVVDSLENQRNMPGTSRQVRGVRRAGLNPRRTLLVSPPGFWPAWDKSMSMDLVETKGSLNYFRYVYDPSVSHVQELFEAAKSANDLNAIAAILAKYPYHPDSLLTFADLFKYSGEHQSSADAVEKCLFALECAWHPLFNPLQGNYQLKYSHDLNKPFFTALFCHMKNLDRRGCHRSALEACKFLLSLDSDDPKGALFCIDYFALRSQQYKWLEQFAEEYQCDNSLWLFPNFSFSLAIARFYLERDAEDVSDHADKSTAVDLMKQALMLHPLVLSKIVDKAPLKDSSWTQILKNAFFGSAKPGSPSLEHVINIYVERHYIMWRFPELQNLLKEAALLVIESLKHDSREAQDWACVMKEAFSSEKNEYSHLLVSDFSDTTPSLPPEELRPFMVGPGMAHDMPPVEQEAGPERIHAPLEVAGHNALRVFLESLLPWVNYGDNRHGGNGQHDDD